Part of the Paenibacillus sp. FSL R7-0273 genome is shown below.
GAGATCGTTATACCGGTCAATTACAGCCAGGTAGTAGTTATAGAAGCTGTTATCATCCCATACCTGCGTAATACTGCCGCCTCTTTGCAGATAATAATATTTCGGGTCCCACACGCGGACAGATTTATTGGCATGCTTGAACAGGAAATACATGGCCCACAGATCCTCGTAAATTTTACCGACCGGAAAACGGAGATTCTCAAACAGCTCTCTTTTGAACAGCTTGTTCCATAAGTAGCTTTGAATTTCTATATCCTCGACGATTTTTTGGACACCCTCCACATTGCTGTAGACAATCTCACCTTCAAAATGTTCATATAACGGTTCAGTCGAATCATCCGTCACCACATAGTGGCCGCAGATAGAAATATCGGCATCATGCTTCTCGCTTAAGTTGTATAAAAGCTCAAACATATCCGGTGCCAGCCAGTCATCACTGTCTGCGAACCCGATATATTTGCCTCTGGCAATATCAAGACCACAGTTTCTGGCCTCCGATACGCCTCCGTTCTTTTTATGAATCACATGCACCCTGCTGTCCTGACTCGCGTAATGGTCACAGATCTGAGGGGATTTGTCCGGAGATCCGTCATTAATTAATATCAACTCAAAGTCCGTAAAGGTCTGCGCCAGTATCGATTCGATACATTTCGGCAAATAGTCAGCTACATTATACACCGGAACAATAATACTGATTTGCGGTTCCATTCTAATACCCCCATATTCCTTTAGTATTGCCGCCCTGCTTTGCGTATTTTGAGTTTAGCCAGGAGCGGACTAAGCATTTCCTGCAGCATGTCGGTATCTGATCTGCTTAACCAGAGACCTGCTATAAAAAACAGCGGGACCAGCGTAGCCGATAACACAGCAGCGTCTAAAATGAACATTGTGTATGAATGCGGAGTAACCATAAAATCAAACTGTTTCGTTACGGCTATGATGATTATAGAAACAAGCAGATTTATAATCCATTTTCTGTAGGTGATCCAGGAGCTTCTCTTTAATAATTTGCTGTTAGTGTACCATACTATATCAATCAGCCGGTAAGTTAAAGCGACCATGGTCCCAAACAGCACCCCGTAAGCACCAAACGGAAATACCAGTATCAATGAGAGGACAAAGTTAATGGATGTCTCCAGAATCGATCTCCACTGCGTTTTGCGGAAATGGCCGACGATATCAATGACAAGATCCGAGGATAACCGTGCATTGAACAGCAGCTTAACCACAGCAAACAATATTGGCAGGAGCGTATCAATATAATTGGTATCCTCAATCCCTGAAGTATACAGCCTCATAAAAGGCAGGATTAGAATCGTTGTAATGGTCAGCAGGGCAAACACCAGCGAGATATAGGAAGACTCAAAGAGGTTGAACATTTTAATGAATTTCGGAAAATGATTATTGTATTTTTGACCCAATGCGAACTTGAAGCTGTCACGGATGGTAAAGGTTACTCTCTCCACCACACCAAAGATCATATTGTACATCATATACACACTTACAACCTTCAGGTTAGTGAACAGGGTGAGCAGGATAACATCTGTATTCTTAAATACCAGATAGGACAGCTCGTGGATCAGAACGGAGTTCTTTTGGCTGATGGCCTGGTAATCCGGCGTAGTCTTGAAATTAATCCATTTATAATGCCTTCTCATGTAGAGCTGGTACACAATAATCTGGACAATCGTAATTACAAAATAAACAGCCTGAACAACGATAATATCAAAGCCATTCAGCATTAAAATAATACGGATGACGTTATTTACAATCGTGGACAGCGCGGTTACGGAAGCCTCGATGTAGTTCTTGCCCTCAGCAAGCAGCAGAACCCTGAACTTTCCCTGAAAATAATAATTAACGGCTCCGCCCAATCCGCTCAACAATACAATGGCCATAACTGTGAGGTTGCTGAAGCCTGAGCTGACAACAAGGGGATATCCGATTGAAATCAGGATGACCGCGATAAAATAATACCAGCCTGTTTTGCGGTAGTACGACGAGGTTGCAGTCAGAATTTCGTTGATTTTGGACTTATCGTTATTCCCGATATGCTTGTAAAGCGCCTGTATGGAGGCAGCCCCGACCCCTGCTTCCAGTAAGGATAAGTATGTAATAACCTGCACAACAGACGTAATAAGACCGTTCGCTTCCGAGCCGTAGGTAAGGATGACCAGCCGCGGGATATAAAACCCCAGTCCAATCACAATCAACTGGCTTAGAACACCGACCAATACATTTAATATGCTTTTTTTGGCCATCCGACTCTTTCCCCTTCACACTAATGTGCTTGCTTCAATGTATTGGTGTATTTTCTTGAAAATTACTGCACCTTTCATTTTTACAATGATTATACACGGGTGATTAAAATTTGCATGTCGAAAAATGTAGTGATTTAAAATTTAGCTGCTAAAAACGGTGAAACCATATGTATTAATCACGTTGTTATGTATTAGCTGCTTTGTAATTAACCATTTAGCACCGGGGTAGAATCAGGGGATAAGAAAAAGCCGCTCAGCCAGAGATAAATTTGATTGCTGTTAGCTGAAAACAGTGTTATTCTAACAACTTGATGCTACTTAAAAATCATTAATATGCTCACCATTTTAGCTATAAAGAAAGGTTATATATGATAAAAGTTGATAACTTATCCTTTTCGTTTCCGCAAAAAGAATTATATACAAACATTACGTTTACGCTTGAAGAGGCTCAGCATTGCGCTTTTATAGGGACAAGCGGCAGCGGGAAGAGTACATTAATAGATATTTTGATTGATCCGGAAAGATATTTGTATGATGGCAGGTTAGAGATAGAGCCGGATTGCAGAATCGGGTATGTAAGCCAGTTCTCCCAGCTGGATAACGCTAACGAAACGACGGTTTTTGAATACATTGGTGAAGAATTTATTAAGCTTCAGAATGAAATAAACGCTATCCTCACTGAAATGGAGACTTCCGCCGATATTGAGCCGTTACTGGAAAAGTATCAGCTCGCTTTAGACGCATTCGAATCCATCAGCGGGGACGATTTTGAAAGCAATATTAATAAGAAGCTAAATCTGGCAAATCTCATGAAGCTGAAGGAGCTCAAGGTATCGGACCTCAGCGGCGGGGAATTCAAGCTTATTCAGGTCATGAAGGAAATGCTGAACAGTCCGGACGTGTTGATTATGGATGAACCGGATGTTTTCTTGGATTTTGAGAACCTAAATGCGCTTAAAAATCTGATTAATTCCCACAAAGGCATTCTTCTGGTCGTTACGCATAACCGGTATCTGCTCAATCATTGCTTCAACAAAATTATCCACCTTGAAAACCTGGAGATCCAGGAGTTTGACGGTCGGTATATTGACTATAATTTCTCCTTGCTTCAGACCAAAATCGAGGCACAGGAGCTCGCACTCGCTGAAGAGGAAGAAGTCAAGAGAAACGATACGATTATCGATAATCTTAGAGCTATTGCAACTTACAATTCAGAAGCATCGAGGGGAAGAGCGTTAAAAGCCAGAGTTAAATTCCAGGAAAGACTGGAAGCCCGCCGGATTAAAGCACCTTTTGTAGACATTAAGCAGCCGAAGATCACTTTCAGCCTGGAACATGAACTTGAAGAGGACACCGTAGTAATTAACGTCAAGGATTACAGTGTTTCCTTTGACGAGCTGCTGTTGGAGAATGTCAGCTTTGAGATCAAATCGTCGGACAAGGTAGCCATCATCGGTCCTAACGGTACAGGGAAAACGACCCTGCTCCGGGATATTGTTAAACATAATCATACTTCCATTGAAATAAACCCTGATGCTAAAGTGGCGTATTTATCCCAGCTTCAAGGGGAAGGGCTGAACGATTCGAATACAATTCTGGAAGAGTTCATTGATGCGGGGTTTGATACTTATGATGAGATAAGATCCTATCTAGCAAACTATGGCTTTGAGGGAGAAATTCTTACCCAGAAAATAGAAGCTCTTTCCGGCGGAGAAAAAAACATGCTGCAATTGGCTAAGGTTTCTGCCAGTAAGGCAAATATCCTGCTGCTGGATGAGCCGACAAGCCACCTGGACACCTATACCCAAATCGCCCTTGAGAAAGCCATTCAAGAGTATAAGGGCGCCATTCTCATGATTTCCCATGACTTCTACTCTGTCGTAAATGGTATGGACTATGTTTTGATCATTGAGGATAAGACAATCAGAAAAATGAGCATGCGTAAATTCAGAAAGATGATTTATGCCAGTCATTTTGATAAAGACTATTTAGAAATGGAACAAAACAAAAAGGCTGTTGAAATGAAAATAGAGCTCGCTTTGAAGGACAAGAATTTTGAATTGGCCAAAGTATTGGCGGAGGAGCTTGAAGCGCTGATTAAGCTGCTGTAAAGGCGGCTGATATACAAGAAAAAGACACTGATGATTTAATTTCAGTGTCTTTTTGCTGTCATTTAAGGAGCAGTTCACCTAGCTGGTCGTTCCATCCTTCAACAACACCATTGTTAAAGCTTATAATAGCTGATCCATAATACCACGTATCTCCACCGTTTGTGATATGATCTGGCGTTCCTAGTGATTGCTTAACCGTATCTTTGGAATCGCCTAATCCAATTTTTATTGCTAAGGCTTCGCTTTTTGAGCTGCTCATATGATTATTTGCGGAGTAAAACACCGATGTTCCGTCTGGGTACGTTGGATGTGATGTATTAGATTCCATTGTATTGATAATTTCATTTTTAGCCTTTACAAGATCGTTATGAACACTGTTCATTACATCGTTCTTAATAATCTCACTCTGCCCATCCATAGCATCAATGACTTGCTGCTTATACTCGGCAAATAAAGCTGATGCATAGTCGTAGTCACCCGCATCCTGCCAGCCCTTAGCAGTTAAAATCTTTGCATCTCCTGTAATCCGGTTTATTTTAACCGGAAAGCTTTGGTCCAGCTTCTCAAACTTGTATAAGCCAGGATAAATAACAAGACCAAATATAATAATTCCGATTAAAATGAATGAATACCGCATAATTTCTTTGTTCATTTCTTTGTTCATCGCTCTTGCACTCCTGATAACCGCATCGGCTGCGGAACTTGCTGTCATCTGTGCAGCTGCTTAAAGCTCTCTTTTGAGTATATTTCGTTTAAACCCTTTATTTCTGTCTCTGTTAGTGCTTCACCTTCTTCAATCTTGCTTTTAACAGCAGCTATATCGCTAAAGGCAGAAAAAGGATTCTTGTTAGGCCATGATCCGCTAAGAAGGTCGTCTATATCAAGTAAAATAAGCTCTTGCTGTACGCTGGTCAGCACATTATCTTTGATTGGAAAACCCGTTTCAATAATTGATTTTCTTTTTGCGGTAACCAGCTTTCTCTGCAAGCTGTTCAGACCTATGTACCCTGCCAAACAAACAATAAAGGCCGAGCCTGAAATGATTCCTGTTTTTACGGTTAAGCCGTTTAATATTAGACTGGCAATGATGGTTACGACACACAGAAAGACCGTTTGAACCGTTAATTTAAATTTAAAATTGCGGCGTTTAGTATAAATATACTGAAGTGATTCTTCCTTCAAAACACATTCTCCTTTAGATTGGTATACCCAAATCTTACATCTGTTTAGCTAAAAAAACAAAACCCAATAAACCATAAAGGTTTATCGGGTGATGGAAAACTACGTATCTTGATCCTTACCCCTTCAAGACACCTTATGCTCAATCCGCAGCTTGTCGGCTACCATGGCAATGAATTCCGAATTGGTCGGCTTCGATTTGGAGATATTAATCGTATAGCCGAATAAGTGGGAGATGCTGTCGATGTTGCCACGTGTCCAGGCGACTTCAATCGCATGGCGGATAGCCCGTTCAACACGGGATGGAGTTGTTTTGAACTTCTCCGCAATGGCCGGGTAGAGGGTTTTGGTTATAGCCCCGAGAATTTCAATATTGTTGTATACCATTGTAATCGCTTCGCGCAGATACTGATAGCCTTTAATATGGGCAGGCACACCGATCTCATGAATGATGGAGGTAATATTGGCATCCAGGTTCTTGCCCTTGGAGAGCGGCACTACATTCGTGTTGGACATTGAGGACGATGGTCTAGAGCCGACATAGCCCGACATGTTAGGAGAGCTGCTCATGCTGCCCTGGGTGCCGACGAGCTGACGCACACGGTTGGCCAGGACCTCCATATCGAACGGCTTCAAAATATAATACGACGCGCCAAGCTGAACAGCCCGTTGAGTAATGTTCTCCTGGCCAAATGCAGTCAGCATGATGATCTTCGGCTGCGGGTTCAGATCCATATCACGCAGGCGTTCAAGAACGCCGAGTCCGTCCAAATGCGGCATGATAATATCGAGGATCAGTACATCCGGAATTTTTCTTGCCCCGCTAAGCATCTGAAGCACTTCTTCCCCATTATAAGCGATGCCTGTAACGGTCATGTCTTCCTGTTCCGTGATGTATTCAGCAAGCAAGTTTGTGAACTCCCTATTA
Proteins encoded:
- a CDS encoding ABC-F family ATP-binding cassette domain-containing protein, giving the protein MIKVDNLSFSFPQKELYTNITFTLEEAQHCAFIGTSGSGKSTLIDILIDPERYLYDGRLEIEPDCRIGYVSQFSQLDNANETTVFEYIGEEFIKLQNEINAILTEMETSADIEPLLEKYQLALDAFESISGDDFESNINKKLNLANLMKLKELKVSDLSGGEFKLIQVMKEMLNSPDVLIMDEPDVFLDFENLNALKNLINSHKGILLVVTHNRYLLNHCFNKIIHLENLEIQEFDGRYIDYNFSLLQTKIEAQELALAEEEEVKRNDTIIDNLRAIATYNSEASRGRALKARVKFQERLEARRIKAPFVDIKQPKITFSLEHELEEDTVVINVKDYSVSFDELLLENVSFEIKSSDKVAIIGPNGTGKTTLLRDIVKHNHTSIEINPDAKVAYLSQLQGEGLNDSNTILEEFIDAGFDTYDEIRSYLANYGFEGEILTQKIEALSGGEKNMLQLAKVSASKANILLLDEPTSHLDTYTQIALEKAIQEYKGAILMISHDFYSVVNGMDYVLIIEDKTIRKMSMRKFRKMIYASHFDKDYLEMEQNKKAVEMKIELALKDKNFELAKVLAEELEALIKLL
- a CDS encoding glycosyltransferase family 2 protein; amino-acid sequence: MEPQISIIVPVYNVADYLPKCIESILAQTFTDFELILINDGSPDKSPQICDHYASQDSRVHVIHKKNGGVSEARNCGLDIARGKYIGFADSDDWLAPDMFELLYNLSEKHDADISICGHYVVTDDSTEPLYEHFEGEIVYSNVEGVQKIVEDIEIQSYLWNKLFKRELFENLRFPVGKIYEDLWAMYFLFKHANKSVRVWDPKYYYLQRGGSITQVWDDNSFYNYYLAVIDRYNDLKSEGKNTAYHDISKQYLDDVVEYGFNYYNYYIKKGMKVNDERCEEFIGFLKSNINPFFQDNTLGFKNKMSISLLFFNKRLYAHLFKFAFVVLRNNKIG
- the spo0A gene encoding sporulation transcription factor Spo0A, which produces MQNIEVLLADDNREFTNLLAEYITEQEDMTVTGIAYNGEEVLQMLSGARKIPDVLILDIIMPHLDGLGVLERLRDMDLNPQPKIIMLTAFGQENITQRAVQLGASYYILKPFDMEVLANRVRQLVGTQGSMSSSPNMSGYVGSRPSSSMSNTNVVPLSKGKNLDANITSIIHEIGVPAHIKGYQYLREAITMVYNNIEILGAITKTLYPAIAEKFKTTPSRVERAIRHAIEVAWTRGNIDSISHLFGYTINISKSKPTNSEFIAMVADKLRIEHKVS
- a CDS encoding sugar isomerase, which encodes MAKKSILNVLVGVLSQLIVIGLGFYIPRLVILTYGSEANGLITSVVQVITYLSLLEAGVGAASIQALYKHIGNNDKSKINEILTATSSYYRKTGWYYFIAVILISIGYPLVVSSGFSNLTVMAIVLLSGLGGAVNYYFQGKFRVLLLAEGKNYIEASVTALSTIVNNVIRIILMLNGFDIIVVQAVYFVITIVQIIVYQLYMRRHYKWINFKTTPDYQAISQKNSVLIHELSYLVFKNTDVILLTLFTNLKVVSVYMMYNMIFGVVERVTFTIRDSFKFALGQKYNNHFPKFIKMFNLFESSYISLVFALLTITTILILPFMRLYTSGIEDTNYIDTLLPILFAVVKLLFNARLSSDLVIDIVGHFRKTQWRSILETSINFVLSLILVFPFGAYGVLFGTMVALTYRLIDIVWYTNSKLLKRSSWITYRKWIINLLVSIIIIAVTKQFDFMVTPHSYTMFILDAAVLSATLVPLFFIAGLWLSRSDTDMLQEMLSPLLAKLKIRKAGRQY